From a single Streptomyces sp. 1331.2 genomic region:
- the moeZ gene encoding adenylyltransferase/sulfurtransferase MoeZ, with product MSLPPLVEPADELTVDEVRRYSRHLIIPDVGMAGQKRLKNAKVLCVGAGGLGSPALMYLAAAGVGTLGIVEFDVVDESNLQRQIIHGQADIGRSKAESARDSVKEINPYVDVILHEERLDNSNVMEIFSGYDLIVDGTDNFATRYLVNDAAVLLGKPYVWGSIYRFDGQASVFWAEHGPCYRCLYPEAPPPGMVPSCAEGGVLGVLCASIGSIQVNEAIKLLAGIGDPLVGRLMIYDALEMNYRQVKVRKDPNCAVCGENPTVTELIDYEAFCGVVSEEAQAAAAGSTITSAQLKQWQDDKEDIYLIDVREPGEYEIVNIPDAVLIPKNEFLMGDALEKLPQDRKIVLHCKSGVRSAEVLAVVKAAGFANAVHLGGGVLGWVNQIEPHKPVY from the coding sequence GTGTCGTTGCCACCCCTGGTCGAGCCGGCCGACGAGCTCACCGTCGACGAGGTCCGCCGGTACTCCCGCCACCTGATCATCCCCGACGTGGGCATGGCCGGGCAGAAGCGGCTGAAGAACGCCAAGGTGCTGTGCGTCGGCGCCGGCGGCCTCGGTTCGCCCGCGCTGATGTACCTGGCGGCGGCCGGGGTCGGCACGCTGGGCATCGTCGAGTTCGACGTGGTCGACGAGTCCAACCTGCAGCGCCAGATCATCCACGGCCAGGCCGACATCGGCCGGTCCAAGGCGGAGTCGGCGCGCGACTCGGTCAAGGAGATCAACCCCTACGTCGACGTGATCCTGCACGAGGAGCGCCTCGACAACTCCAACGTCATGGAGATCTTCTCCGGCTACGACCTGATCGTGGACGGCACCGACAACTTCGCCACCCGCTACCTGGTGAACGACGCCGCGGTGCTGCTCGGCAAGCCGTACGTGTGGGGCTCGATCTACCGCTTCGACGGCCAGGCCAGCGTCTTCTGGGCCGAGCACGGCCCCTGCTACCGCTGCCTGTACCCGGAGGCCCCGCCGCCGGGCATGGTCCCCTCCTGCGCCGAGGGCGGCGTGCTGGGCGTGCTGTGCGCGTCCATCGGCTCGATCCAGGTCAACGAGGCGATCAAGCTGCTGGCCGGCATCGGCGATCCGCTGGTCGGCCGGCTGATGATCTACGACGCCCTGGAGATGAACTACCGCCAGGTGAAGGTCCGCAAGGACCCGAACTGCGCGGTCTGCGGCGAGAACCCGACGGTCACCGAGCTGATCGACTACGAGGCCTTCTGCGGCGTCGTGTCGGAGGAGGCGCAGGCCGCCGCCGCCGGTTCGACCATCACCTCGGCGCAGCTCAAGCAGTGGCAGGACGACAAGGAGGACATCTACCTCATCGACGTCCGCGAGCCCGGCGAGTACGAGATCGTCAACATCCCCGACGCGGTGCTGATCCCGAAGAACGAGTTCCTGATGGGCGACGCGCTGGAGAAGCTGCCGCAGGACCGGAAGATCGTGCTGCACTGCAAGTCGGGCGTGCGCTCGGCCGAGGTGCTGGCCGTGGTCAAGGCCGCGGGCTTCGCCAACGCCGTCCACCTGGGTGGCGGCGTGCTCGGCTGGGTCAACCAGATCGAGCCGCACAAGCCGGTCTACTGA
- a CDS encoding ATP-dependent DNA helicase yields MTAVLSHPDQLKELLGIPFNREQMAAIGAPLEPAVIVAGAGSGKTTVMAARVVWLVGSGAVRPEEVLGLTFTNKAAAELSERVRTALLRAGVADRDAVEPLGDPEISTYHAFAGRLLKEHGLRIGIEPDVRLLADATRFQLAAKVLRTARGPFPALTGTFANLVADLTALDGELAEHLVEPQALRDFDERLLDTLATVKLTNDDLRAVPATARARQELLRLVEDYRRRKQSAGLMDFGDQIAAAARLAQQRPEVGELLRGQFRVVLLDEYQDTSVAQRLMLAGLFGAGPDGGGPDGRGSGHPVTAVGDPCQAIYGWRGASVANLDEFPRHFPKADGRPADRYALSENRRSGGRLLAFANTLAAPLRAMHEGVEALRPAPGAEQDGFVRTALLPTHAEEVDWLADSIAHLVRTGTAPGRIAVLCRGGAAFPDIHAALVAREVPVEVVGLGGLLQLPEVADLVAVCEVLQDPTANAALVRLLIGPRWRIGPRDLALLGRRAAELVRTERPEGVEALAAAVAEADPTEVVSLADAVETFLDSDQPDELPFSAEARVRFARLAQELRELRRSLADPLMDVLHRVLSATGLEVELAASPQALAARRRETLHAFLDVAASFADLDGDPGLAAFLGFLRAAQEYERGLDSSLPGGEDTVKVLTAHKSKGLEWDVVAVPGLVRGAFPSATPRERWTSAKRVLPHALRGDAATLPDVRGGWNSKTMTAFKKELAEHSGTEELRLGYVAFTRPRSLLLASGHWWGPSQKTVRGPSAFLEALREHCEEPGAGEVEHWAAQPEKGAENPALAAPVEHPWPLPLDPAAQHARRRVAEVVNARIAGAAAPDPEEMAPEDQRQVASWDRDLTALLGELERSRRTVREVPLPAALSATQLLRLAADPDGFAHDLARPMPRPPQPAARRGTRFHAWVQSRIEPLLLVEPGALPGADDDGIEDEQDLERLKEAFLRTPYAQRKPYRVEAPFQLVLAGRVVRGRIDAVYRDGDRLSGSGGASRYEVVDWKTHREETADPLQLAVYRLAWAEQMGVDPELVTASFLYVRSGRIERPAGLPDRKELERLLIGNSD; encoded by the coding sequence GTGACCGCCGTGCTCAGCCATCCCGACCAGCTCAAGGAGCTGCTGGGGATCCCCTTCAACCGGGAGCAGATGGCGGCCATCGGCGCCCCGCTGGAACCGGCCGTGATCGTGGCCGGCGCCGGCTCCGGCAAGACCACCGTGATGGCCGCCCGGGTGGTCTGGCTGGTCGGCTCCGGCGCCGTACGGCCCGAGGAGGTGCTGGGCCTCACCTTCACCAACAAGGCCGCCGCCGAGCTCTCCGAACGCGTCCGCACCGCCCTGCTCCGGGCCGGCGTCGCCGACCGGGACGCCGTCGAACCGCTCGGCGACCCGGAGATCTCCACCTACCACGCCTTCGCCGGCCGCCTCCTCAAGGAACACGGCCTGCGGATCGGCATCGAACCGGACGTCCGGCTGCTCGCCGACGCCACCCGCTTCCAGCTCGCCGCCAAGGTGCTGCGCACCGCCCGCGGACCGTTCCCCGCGCTCACCGGCACCTTCGCCAACCTGGTCGCCGACCTCACCGCCCTGGACGGCGAACTCGCCGAGCACCTGGTCGAGCCGCAGGCCCTGCGCGACTTCGACGAGCGGCTGCTGGACACCCTCGCCACCGTCAAGCTGACCAACGACGACCTGCGGGCCGTCCCGGCCACCGCCCGCGCCCGGCAGGAGCTGCTGCGCCTGGTCGAGGACTACCGCCGCCGCAAGCAGTCCGCCGGGCTGATGGACTTCGGCGACCAGATAGCCGCCGCCGCCCGCCTCGCCCAGCAGCGCCCCGAGGTCGGCGAACTGCTGCGCGGCCAGTTCCGGGTCGTCCTGCTGGACGAGTACCAGGACACTTCCGTCGCCCAGCGGCTGATGCTGGCCGGCCTGTTCGGCGCCGGTCCGGACGGCGGGGGCCCGGACGGCCGGGGGAGCGGCCACCCGGTGACCGCCGTCGGCGACCCCTGCCAGGCGATCTACGGCTGGCGCGGCGCCTCCGTCGCCAACCTCGACGAGTTCCCCCGGCACTTCCCCAAGGCCGACGGCCGCCCCGCCGACCGCTACGCGCTCAGCGAGAACCGCCGCAGCGGCGGGCGCCTGCTCGCCTTCGCCAACACCCTCGCCGCGCCGCTGCGCGCGATGCACGAGGGCGTCGAGGCGCTGCGCCCGGCCCCCGGCGCCGAGCAGGACGGCTTCGTGCGCACCGCCCTGCTGCCCACCCACGCCGAGGAGGTCGACTGGCTCGCCGACTCGATCGCCCACCTGGTGCGCACCGGCACCGCGCCCGGCCGGATCGCCGTGCTGTGCCGCGGCGGCGCCGCCTTCCCGGACATCCATGCGGCGCTGGTCGCCCGCGAGGTGCCGGTCGAGGTGGTGGGCCTGGGCGGGCTGCTGCAGCTGCCCGAGGTGGCCGACCTGGTGGCGGTCTGCGAGGTGCTGCAGGACCCGACGGCCAACGCCGCGCTGGTGCGCCTGCTGATCGGCCCGCGCTGGCGGATCGGCCCGCGCGACCTCGCCCTGCTCGGCCGGCGGGCCGCCGAACTCGTCCGCACCGAGCGGCCCGAGGGCGTCGAGGCGCTGGCCGCGGCCGTCGCCGAGGCCGACCCGACCGAGGTGGTCTCGCTGGCCGACGCGGTGGAGACCTTCCTGGACAGCGACCAGCCGGACGAGCTGCCGTTCTCCGCCGAGGCCCGGGTGCGCTTCGCCCGCCTGGCCCAGGAGCTGCGCGAGCTGCGCCGCTCGCTCGCCGACCCGCTGATGGACGTGCTGCACCGGGTGCTGTCCGCCACCGGCCTGGAGGTCGAACTCGCCGCCTCCCCGCAGGCGCTGGCCGCCCGCCGCCGGGAGACCCTGCACGCCTTCCTGGACGTCGCCGCCTCCTTCGCCGACCTCGACGGCGATCCGGGCCTCGCCGCCTTCCTCGGCTTCCTGCGCGCCGCCCAGGAGTACGAGCGCGGCCTGGACAGCAGCCTGCCCGGAGGCGAGGACACCGTGAAGGTCCTCACCGCTCACAAGTCCAAGGGCCTGGAGTGGGACGTGGTGGCCGTCCCCGGCCTGGTGCGGGGCGCGTTCCCCTCCGCCACCCCGCGCGAACGCTGGACCAGCGCCAAGCGCGTGCTTCCGCACGCCCTGCGCGGCGACGCGGCGACCCTGCCCGACGTGCGCGGCGGGTGGAACAGCAAGACGATGACGGCCTTCAAGAAGGAGCTGGCCGAGCACTCCGGCACCGAGGAACTGCGCCTGGGCTACGTGGCGTTCACCCGCCCGCGTTCGCTGCTGCTGGCCTCCGGGCACTGGTGGGGGCCGAGCCAGAAGACCGTCCGCGGGCCGTCCGCCTTCCTGGAGGCGCTGCGCGAGCACTGCGAGGAGCCCGGGGCCGGCGAGGTCGAGCACTGGGCCGCGCAGCCCGAGAAGGGCGCCGAGAACCCGGCACTGGCCGCGCCCGTCGAGCACCCCTGGCCGCTGCCGCTGGATCCGGCCGCGCAGCACGCCCGCCGCCGGGTCGCCGAGGTGGTGAACGCGAGGATCGCGGGTGCTGCTGCTCCCGACCCCGAGGAGATGGCCCCCGAGGACCAGCGGCAGGTGGCCTCCTGGGACCGTGACCTGACCGCGCTGCTGGGCGAGTTGGAGCGGTCCCGGCGCACCGTGCGGGAGGTGCCGTTGCCCGCGGCGCTGTCCGCGACCCAGCTGCTGCGGCTGGCCGCCGACCCGGACGGCTTCGCGCACGACCTGGCCCGTCCGATGCCGCGGCCCCCGCAGCCCGCCGCCCGGCGCGGCACCCGCTTCCACGCCTGGGTGCAGTCCCGGATCGAGCCGCTGCTGCTGGTCGAGCCCGGTGCGCTGCCCGGTGCCGACGACGACGGCATCGAGGACGAGCAGGACCTGGAGCGGCTCAAGGAGGCGTTCCTGCGCACCCCGTACGCGCAGCGCAAGCCCTACCGGGTCGAGGCGCCGTTCCAGCTGGTGCTGGCGGGGCGGGTGGTGCGCGGGCGGATCGACGCGGTCTACCGGGACGGTGACCGGTTGTCGGGATCCGGTGGTGCGTCACGCTACGAAGTGGTGGACTGGAAGACCCACCGCGAGGAGACCGCGGATCCGCTGCAGCTCGCGGTCTACCGACTGGCCTGGGCCGAGCAGATGGGGGTCGACCCCGAGCTGGTCACGGCTTCGTTCCTGTACGTCCGCAGCGGGCGGATCGAGCGTCCGGCAGGACTTCCCGACCGAAAAGAGTTGGAACGGCTCCTGATCGGGAACAGTGACTAA
- a CDS encoding MGMT family protein — MPQVTDVTDDGLPDALPPFAELVLDLTERIPPGRVMTYGDVAEYLGQGGPRQVGRVMALYGGSVPWWRVIRADGRFLPGHEQRALAHYGEEGTPLRELADPPRVDLRRARWDGEPIPEAADS; from the coding sequence ATGCCGCAGGTGACGGACGTAACAGACGACGGCCTCCCGGACGCCCTACCGCCCTTCGCCGAACTGGTGCTCGACCTGACCGAGCGGATTCCACCCGGCCGGGTGATGACCTACGGCGACGTCGCCGAGTACCTCGGCCAGGGCGGGCCCCGGCAGGTCGGCCGGGTGATGGCACTGTACGGCGGCTCGGTGCCCTGGTGGCGGGTCATCCGCGCGGACGGCCGCTTCCTGCCGGGCCACGAACAGCGCGCCCTCGCCCACTACGGCGAGGAGGGCACCCCGCTGCGCGAACTCGCCGACCCGCCCCGGGTCGACCTCAGGCGGGCCCGCTGGGACGGGGAGCCGATTCCTGAGGCCGCCGATTCCTGA
- a CDS encoding lysylphosphatidylglycerol synthase transmembrane domain-containing protein, translating into MTGTADVGVDKDSDESAAAVPPAPDGGAEGRPEPAPAPEVSLIKDRTIKTPAPAQPERPTRPEPPAEPPKAAVPAPAGAPEPPPDHLDPLDDAPHLDVDEPLLAARAHRPSDLIRFLAGVFGIVAVFVLAGIATSTTTGIEQDIATNAPHFSAVLSTITGLVSSVAVLAVPLAFAVERLIKRDGLRVADGVLASVLAYGVSLGIDWWVAEGASEHIRDALTRLPLDSNGTLTDPVHGYLAPVIAYMTAVGMSSRPRWRVALWVVVVFSGVTELLGGYTTPLSLMLTVLIGWSVAYGTLYAIGSPNIRPTGKHLMIGLRKVGFTPDGAHRAPDAPGGTRRYYVTQQAGPPLDVHIIDREQQASGFFYRAWRRLRLRSVAVRRSPQSLRQALEQEALIAYAAAASGAHAPQLVATSELGPDAAILVYENVEGRTLDELADEEVTDQVMASLWQSVAALHERRIAHRRLTGESLLVVDAKSGCLVNLSGGDIAATDLTLRIDVAQLLTTFALRIGPERAVAAANAVLGADRVAQALPLLQPVGMSRSTRIDLAKLAKERKAAARARALAQVAAGERTQQQAEEDIAAAGEDLLSRIRGQILQIAPEAPMEPAKLERLKPKTLIMVIALTFAAYLALTTIKPAQLKLSQMNWAWAAAALLAAAFSYVAAAMSLTGFVPERLPFRRTVAAQLAGSFVKLVAPAAIGGIALNTRYLQKAGIRSGQAVASVGASQLAGLAGHLLLLFSFGLITGSQTNGDLSASRAVIIGVLTAAVLALVVAAVAPLRRFVLGRLRSLFFGVVPRMLDLMQTPSKLVTGFGGILLLTLSFTACLDFSVQAFGGDVSFSAVAVVFLTANAAGSAIPTPGGIGPVEVALIGALTVADVSPAVATPAVFLYRALTFWLPVLPGWIAYNVLQRRHAL; encoded by the coding sequence ATGACCGGGACGGCTGACGTGGGCGTGGACAAGGACTCCGACGAGTCCGCTGCCGCCGTGCCCCCGGCGCCGGACGGCGGAGCCGAAGGCCGGCCCGAACCGGCGCCGGCGCCGGAAGTCTCCCTGATCAAGGACCGGACGATCAAGACCCCCGCGCCCGCGCAGCCCGAACGGCCCACCCGGCCCGAGCCCCCGGCCGAGCCGCCGAAGGCCGCCGTCCCGGCACCGGCCGGCGCCCCGGAGCCACCGCCCGACCACCTGGACCCGCTGGACGACGCCCCGCACCTGGACGTCGACGAGCCGCTGCTCGCCGCCCGCGCGCACCGCCCGTCCGACCTGATCCGCTTCCTGGCCGGCGTCTTCGGGATCGTCGCCGTCTTCGTCCTGGCCGGCATCGCCACCTCGACCACCACCGGCATCGAGCAGGACATCGCCACCAACGCGCCGCACTTCTCCGCGGTGCTCTCCACCATCACCGGCCTGGTCTCCAGCGTCGCGGTGCTCGCCGTGCCGCTGGCCTTCGCCGTCGAGCGGCTGATCAAACGCGACGGCCTGCGGGTCGCCGACGGCGTGCTCGCCTCGGTGCTCGCGTACGGAGTCTCGCTCGGCATCGACTGGTGGGTGGCCGAAGGCGCCTCCGAACACATCCGGGACGCGCTGACCAGACTGCCGCTGGACAGCAACGGCACCCTCACCGACCCGGTGCACGGCTACCTCGCGCCGGTGATCGCCTACATGACCGCCGTCGGCATGTCGAGCAGACCGCGCTGGCGGGTCGCCCTGTGGGTGGTGGTGGTCTTCAGCGGGGTCACCGAGCTGCTCGGCGGCTACACCACCCCGCTGTCGCTGATGCTCACCGTGCTGATCGGCTGGTCCGTCGCCTACGGCACGCTGTACGCGATCGGCTCCCCGAACATCCGGCCCACCGGCAAGCACCTGATGATCGGCCTGCGCAAGGTCGGCTTCACCCCGGACGGCGCCCACCGCGCCCCCGACGCCCCCGGCGGCACCCGCCGCTACTACGTCACCCAGCAGGCCGGCCCGCCGCTGGACGTCCACATCATCGACCGCGAGCAGCAGGCCTCCGGCTTCTTCTACCGGGCCTGGCGGCGGCTGCGGCTGCGCTCGGTCGCGGTGCGCCGCAGCCCGCAGTCGCTGCGCCAGGCGCTGGAGCAGGAGGCCCTGATCGCGTACGCGGCGGCCGCCTCGGGCGCCCACGCGCCGCAGCTGGTCGCCACCTCCGAGCTCGGCCCGGACGCCGCGATCCTGGTATACGAGAACGTCGAGGGCCGCACCCTGGACGAGCTCGCCGACGAGGAGGTCACCGACCAGGTGATGGCCTCGCTCTGGCAGTCGGTGGCCGCCCTGCACGAGCGCCGGATCGCCCACCGGCGGCTGACCGGCGAGTCGCTGCTGGTGGTGGACGCGAAGAGCGGCTGCCTGGTCAACCTCTCCGGCGGCGACATCGCCGCCACCGACCTCACCCTGCGCATCGACGTCGCCCAGCTGCTCACCACCTTCGCGCTGCGGATCGGCCCGGAGCGGGCCGTCGCCGCCGCCAACGCGGTACTCGGCGCCGACCGGGTGGCGCAGGCCTTGCCGCTGCTCCAGCCGGTCGGGATGAGCCGCTCCACCAGGATCGACCTCGCCAAGCTCGCCAAGGAGCGCAAGGCCGCCGCCCGGGCCAGGGCGCTGGCGCAGGTCGCGGCCGGCGAGCGCACCCAGCAGCAGGCCGAGGAGGACATCGCGGCGGCCGGCGAGGACCTGCTGAGCCGCATCCGCGGCCAGATCCTGCAGATCGCCCCCGAGGCGCCGATGGAGCCGGCCAAGCTGGAACGGCTGAAGCCGAAGACGCTGATCATGGTGATCGCGCTCACCTTCGCCGCCTACCTGGCCCTGACCACCATCAAGCCGGCCCAGCTCAAGCTCTCCCAGATGAACTGGGCCTGGGCGGCGGCCGCCCTGCTGGCGGCCGCGTTCAGCTACGTCGCCGCCGCGATGAGCCTGACCGGCTTCGTGCCCGAGCGGCTGCCGTTCCGGCGCACCGTCGCCGCCCAGCTGGCCGGGTCCTTCGTCAAGCTGGTCGCCCCCGCCGCGATCGGCGGCATCGCACTCAACACCCGCTACCTGCAGAAGGCCGGCATCCGCTCCGGGCAGGCGGTGGCCTCGGTGGGCGCCTCGCAGCTGGCCGGCCTGGCCGGGCACCTGCTGCTGCTGTTCAGCTTCGGCCTGATCACCGGCAGTCAGACCAACGGCGACCTCTCCGCCTCCCGCGCGGTGATCATCGGGGTGCTGACGGCGGCCGTGCTCGCCCTGGTGGTGGCGGCCGTCGCACCGCTGCGCCGGTTCGTGCTGGGCCGGCTGCGCTCGCTGTTCTTCGGCGTGGTGCCGCGGATGCTCGACCTGATGCAGACGCCCAGCAAGCTGGTCACCGGCTTCGGCGGCATCCTGCTGCTGACCCTGTCCTTCACCGCGTGCCTGGACTTCTCGGTGCAGGCCTTCGGCGGCGACGTCAGCTTCTCGGCGGTCGCGGTGGTCTTCCTCACCGCCAACGCGGCCGGCTCGGCGATCCCCACCCCGGGCGGCATCGGCCCGGTCGAGGTCGCCCTGATCGGCGCCCTGACCGTCGCGGACGTGTCCCCGGCGGTGGCCACCCCGGCGGTGTTCCTCTACCGGGCGCTCACCTTCTGGCTGCCCGTCCTGCCGGGCTGGATCGCCTACAACGTGCTGCAGCGCAGGCACGCGCTCTGA
- a CDS encoding ATP-dependent helicase: MSSPYRLVRNPLVQPDPPVLDAYQRAVVEHTGGPLLVLAGPGTGKTTTLVEAVARRIADGTDPERILVLTFSRKAATELRDRMAGRLRSTAAAPQATTFHSFCYALLRAHQDPQDYAEPLRLLSGPEQDVMVRELLAGGAEDARLGSSRIPWPLDLRACLTTRGFADEVRAVLARSRELGLGEAELERFAQGVQRPDWAAAAHFLADYLDVLDLRGVLDYAELVHRAVLLAERPDVEEELRGRYDVVFVDEYQDTDPSQVRLLRRLAGGGRDLVAVGDPDQSIYAFRGADINGILDFPQTFRRADGSPAEVKVLRVSRRSGALLLAASREIARRMPMGRLPADKLAQHRALLPSREGGRVEVYTYPTPGAELDSIADLLRRAHLEDGVPWGEMAVLVRAGARSIPGVRRALGAAGVPLEIDGDDLPLREEPAVAHLLLALRVCAEQAARQNALDRQGDPGDEDPASMAGADTPDPLTTERAHALLTGPLGGLDGSDLRRLGRALREEERAALRADGRPAAAPRPAGELIREALAEPERLVALDPAHARRARDLGTLLRKVREMLAGGCTAEDALWELWDGSRRWRERLERAALRGGAAGRNADRDLDALCALFETAARAEEQVTGHRSALDLLAELEAQDIAADTLTVRAVRPEAVRLMTAHRSKGLEWRLVVVAGVQDGLWPDLRRRGSLLEADRIGRDGLAEPLSPAALLGEERRLFYVAATRARERLVVTAVKAPADDGDEPSRFLRELYREDVDPRTGKVVRRTPPVTVEDVTHRPRRPLSVAALVAELRAVTVDPARSPELRRAAAERLATLAAATDEEGLPLVPAAHPARWWGLDDPTAAPEPLRDAELPVRLSGSGLEQLENCSLQWFLDKEVKARGAGSAAQGFGNVVHALADEVGSGRTPADLAVLMERLDTVWDALAFDAPWKSHQEKTEARAALERFLNWHVLERGRDVVATEHGFDVTLDVGGVSVRIRGSMDRVEKDAAGRAYVVDFKTGKQIPTDKSLPEHKQLAVYQLAVRAGALNQLPGFTEHPPDTGGAELVHLREPSAKAAQDAPKIQRQEPPEGEPWIENLLAEAAGKVLAERFVPQTGGGCDRCTFRRSCSAQRDGAQLL; encoded by the coding sequence GTGAGTTCCCCCTACCGGCTCGTGCGCAACCCGCTCGTCCAGCCCGATCCACCGGTGCTGGACGCCTATCAGCGCGCCGTGGTCGAGCACACCGGAGGCCCACTGCTGGTCCTCGCCGGGCCGGGCACCGGAAAGACCACCACCCTGGTCGAGGCCGTCGCCCGGCGCATCGCCGACGGCACCGACCCCGAGCGGATCCTCGTCCTCACCTTCAGCCGCAAGGCCGCGACGGAACTGCGCGACCGGATGGCCGGCCGGCTCCGCAGCACCGCCGCCGCCCCGCAGGCCACCACCTTCCACTCCTTCTGCTACGCCCTGCTTCGCGCCCACCAGGACCCGCAGGACTACGCCGAGCCGCTGCGACTGCTCTCCGGCCCCGAGCAGGACGTCATGGTCCGCGAACTGCTCGCCGGCGGCGCCGAGGACGCCCGCCTCGGCAGCTCCCGGATCCCCTGGCCGCTGGACCTGCGGGCCTGCCTCACCACCCGCGGCTTCGCCGACGAGGTCCGCGCCGTCCTCGCCCGCAGCCGCGAGCTCGGCCTCGGCGAGGCCGAACTGGAACGCTTCGCCCAGGGCGTCCAGCGCCCCGACTGGGCCGCCGCCGCGCACTTCCTGGCCGACTACCTCGACGTGCTCGACCTGCGTGGCGTCCTCGACTACGCCGAACTCGTCCACCGCGCCGTCCTGCTCGCCGAGCGCCCCGACGTCGAGGAGGAACTGCGCGGGCGCTACGACGTCGTCTTCGTCGACGAGTACCAGGACACCGACCCCTCCCAGGTCCGGCTGCTGCGCCGGCTCGCCGGCGGCGGACGCGACCTCGTCGCGGTCGGCGACCCCGACCAGTCGATCTACGCCTTCCGCGGCGCCGACATCAACGGCATCCTCGACTTCCCGCAGACCTTCCGCCGGGCCGACGGCAGCCCCGCCGAGGTCAAGGTGCTGCGCGTCTCCCGCCGCTCCGGCGCCCTCCTGCTCGCCGCCTCCCGGGAGATCGCCCGGCGGATGCCGATGGGCCGCCTGCCCGCCGACAAACTCGCCCAGCACCGCGCCCTGCTGCCCTCCCGCGAGGGCGGCCGGGTCGAGGTGTACACCTACCCGACGCCCGGCGCCGAACTCGACTCGATCGCCGACCTGCTGCGCCGCGCCCACCTGGAGGACGGCGTGCCCTGGGGCGAGATGGCCGTCCTCGTCCGGGCCGGCGCCCGCTCCATCCCCGGCGTCCGGCGGGCGCTCGGCGCCGCCGGCGTCCCCCTGGAGATCGACGGCGACGACCTGCCGCTGCGCGAGGAGCCGGCCGTCGCCCACCTGCTGCTCGCCCTGCGGGTCTGCGCCGAGCAGGCCGCCCGGCAGAACGCCCTCGACCGGCAGGGCGACCCCGGCGACGAGGACCCCGCCTCGATGGCCGGCGCCGACACCCCGGACCCGCTCACCACCGAACGGGCGCACGCCCTGCTCACCGGCCCGCTCGGCGGCCTCGACGGCTCCGACCTGCGACGCCTGGGCCGCGCCCTGCGCGAGGAGGAACGCGCCGCCCTGCGCGCCGACGGCCGTCCCGCCGCCGCCCCGCGCCCGGCCGGCGAGCTGATCCGCGAAGCCCTCGCCGAACCCGAACGCCTCGTCGCCCTCGACCCCGCACACGCCCGCCGCGCCCGCGACCTCGGCACCCTGCTGCGCAAGGTCCGCGAGATGCTGGCCGGCGGCTGCACCGCCGAGGACGCGCTCTGGGAACTGTGGGACGGCAGCCGCCGCTGGCGCGAGCGCCTGGAGCGGGCCGCCCTGCGCGGCGGCGCCGCCGGCCGCAACGCCGACCGCGACCTGGACGCGCTGTGCGCCCTGTTCGAGACCGCCGCCCGCGCCGAGGAGCAGGTCACCGGCCACCGCAGCGCCCTCGACCTGCTCGCCGAACTCGAAGCCCAGGACATCGCCGCCGACACCCTCACCGTCCGGGCCGTACGCCCCGAAGCCGTCCGGCTGATGACCGCCCACCGCTCCAAGGGCCTGGAATGGCGCCTGGTCGTCGTCGCCGGCGTCCAGGACGGCCTCTGGCCCGACCTGCGCCGCCGCGGCTCCCTGCTGGAAGCCGACCGGATAGGCCGCGACGGCCTCGCCGAACCGCTCTCCCCGGCCGCCCTGCTCGGCGAGGAACGCCGCCTCTTCTACGTCGCCGCGACCCGTGCCAGGGAACGGCTGGTCGTCACCGCCGTCAAGGCCCCCGCCGACGACGGCGACGAACCCTCCCGCTTCCTGCGCGAGCTCTACCGCGAGGACGTCGACCCGCGCACCGGCAAGGTGGTGCGCCGCACCCCGCCGGTCACCGTCGAGGACGTCACCCACCGCCCGCGCCGCCCGCTGTCCGTCGCCGCGCTCGTCGCCGAACTGCGGGCCGTCACCGTCGACCCCGCCCGCTCGCCCGAACTGCGCCGCGCCGCCGCCGAACGGCTCGCCACCCTCGCCGCCGCCACCGACGAGGAAGGGCTGCCGCTGGTGCCCGCCGCCCACCCCGCCCGCTGGTGGGGCCTGGACGACCCGACCGCCGCCCCCGAACCGCTGCGCGACGCCGAGCTGCCGGTGCGGCTGTCCGGCAGCGGCCTGGAACAGCTGGAGAACTGCTCGCTGCAGTGGTTCCTGGACAAGGAGGTCAAGGCGCGCGGCGCCGGCTCCGCCGCCCAGGGCTTCGGCAACGTGGTGCACGCCCTCGCCGACGAGGTCGGCTCCGGCCGCACGCCCGCCGACCTCGCCGTCCTCATGGAACGCCTGGACACCGTCTGGGACGCGCTCGCCTTCGACGCGCCCTGGAAGTCCCACCAGGAGAAGACCGAGGCCCGCGCCGCCCTGGAACGCTTCCTCAACTGGCACGTCCTCGAACGCGGCCGGGACGTCGTCGCCACCGAGCACGGCTTCGACGTCACCCTCGACGTCGGCGGCGTCTCGGTGCGCATCCGCGGCTCGATGGACCGGGTCGAGAAGGACGCCGCCGGGCGCGCCTACGTGGTCGACTTCAAGACCGGCAAGCAGATCCCCACCGACAAGTCGCTGCCCGAGCACAAACAGCTCGCCGTCTACCAGCTCGCCGTCCGGGCCGGCGCCCTCAACCAGCTGCCCGGCTTCACCGAGCACCCCCCGGACACCGGCGGCGCCGAACTCGTCCACCTGCGCGAGCCCTCCGCCAAGGCCGCCCAGGACGCCCCCAAGATCCAGCGGCAGGAGCCGCCGGAGGGCGAGCCCTGGATCGAGAACCTGCTCGCCGAGGCCGCCGGGAAGGTCCTCGCCGAACGCTTCGTCCCGCAGACCGGCGGCGGTTGCGACCGCTGCACCTTCCGCCGCAGCTGTTCGGCGCAGCGGGACGGGGCGCAGCTGCTTTGA